The nucleotide window CTGCTTTCTTCCAAACTTTAACGTCCTGCATTTCATCCCAGTCAAAAGGCGCTTCCGCCAGATGCACTTGAATTTTCTTGCCCTCAGGTAAAGCTTCGTTGCGCTGTTTTATGGCTTTGAAAAAGTCTCGGTAGACATCTGGCATCCAAGCCATAAAGTACAACGATCCTCTTAGCATCGTATTCAGTTGGCTCTCACTGACCTCCTCTCCTGCGAGATAATCATCTAAAACCGATTGGTATTTAGCATTGCCAAACTCCACCACCACATGATTCACTTGCTCGGAAAACGCTGGTTTAGACACTAATTTGGTAGCATAACGAATAAACGCCTCGTTCCAGTGATAATCGCCAATCGCAACCAAGTGATGCGTTTCAAATGCCTGCATAATGACATCATCTGCAACTTTTGCTTGCTCTACAACTTGGACGACTTGCTGTTGCGCTAAATCGACCTTGGCATAATGAGGCAAATATTCACAGCCAGCCAAACTCACTAATCCCAGGCTTAATAGCCACGGTTTTACTTTTCGCCCTACTTTACTCATGACTTAATCATTTCCTAGTTAACAAGGTGACAACGATAACAAAAATAATTATCATTTTCACAAATCAAATTTAAAATCTGTATCACGAAAAGGATGTTTAGATGAATGAAAACCGTTCAGAATTCCACGGTAAGTTGTGTCTGGTTACTGGCGCTGGTCAGGGAATAGGCCTAGCCTGCGCTAAAAGTTTGTTAGCGCAAGGCGCACACGTGATTGCCTGTGATGTTAGTGAACAGACGCTAATGAATTTGATGAGTTCGATTCCTGACGAACAACAAGTCAAAACAACCTTTTTGCCATTTGATCTGGCAAGTCCTGAATCTATCCAATCAGCCTGCCAACGTTTAGAAAAGGACAAACTCATTCCTGAATATATTGCGACCTGTGCAGGCACCTTACACCTTTCCCCTGTTCTTGACCTGCCTTTGGATGCCTTGAACAAAACACTGGATGTAAACCTAAAAGGTACTCTGCTTTTAACCCAATCTATGGCTAAGTTATTAGTTAAAAGCGGGAAAAAAGGCGCTATCGTAGCGGTAGGTTCAAATGCAGCCGATACTCCAAGAAGCAATATGTCTGCTTACTGCACATCTAAAGCCGGGCTCCACATGTGGATACAGTGTTTGGGGCTAGAGTTGGCTGAACATGGTATTCGCTGCAATATTGTCAGTCCGGGGTCAACCAGAACTCCAATGCAGGAGCAAATGTGGAATGAGTCTTACGGTGAAAAAGAAACGATTCGCGGCAACCTGGAATCGCATCGTATTGGCATCCCGTTGAATAAAATAGCCGAAACCAAAGACATCACCAATGCGATCGAGTTTCTACTCAGCAACAAATCAGGGCATATCACCATGCATGATTTAAGAGTCGATGGCGGTGCAACTTTTTAGCGGTATAAACGACAAAGCCCCGACAACTCATCGAGTTATCGGGGCTTTTGAATAAATGGCACGCCCTATAGGATTCGAACCTATGACCACATCCTTAGAAGGGACGTGCTCTATCCAGCTGAGCTAAGGGCGCGCTACAGGGAAAGGATTATACGAGTTAAAATGGGTAAATCAACGGCTTTTAGTAACATTCTGATCTGAATGCCTAAAAAAAGGTCACTGAAGCAGTAGATGCTCAAAAACGACCCAGGGCAAACGTTTGCGTATGGATGTTAAATAGAAATTCTGCGACAATGCGCCGCAGATTATCTGCCTTCTAAAATTTATAAGGAAAGTCATGACTGCTCAAAATATAGATGGGACTCTCATTTCCCAAACTGTTCGTTCTGAAGTTGCAGCACGTGTAAAAGCTCGCGTTGAAGCTGGATTACGCGCCCCTGGTCTTGCAGTTGTTCTAGTTGGTGAAGACCCAGCTTCTCAAGTTTACGTGGGCAGTAAGCGCCGCGCTTGTGAAGAAGTGGGTTTTGTTTCCAAGTCTTTTGACCTTCCGGCATCAACCACTGAAGCAGAATTGCTAGCGTTGATCGATGAGTTGAACAATGACAACGAAATTGATGGCATTTTAGTTCAGCTTCCACTTCCTGCTGGAATTGATAGCACTCATGTTTTAGAGCGTATTCATCCAGAGAAAGACGTGGATGGCTTCCACCCTTATAACGTAGGTCGTCTTGCTCAGCGTATCCCTAAACTACGCTCTTGTACGCCGAAAGGTATTATTACCCTGCTCGACCGCTACAATATTAATCTTCGTGGTAAGCACGCGGTGGTAGTTGGAGCTTCAAATATCGTTGGTCGTCCAATGACACTTGAGCTGCTATTGGCCGGCTGTACAACGACGACCTGTCACCGCTTTACTAAAGACTTGGAGAGCTACGTTCGTCAAGCTGACGTTGTCGTTGTTGCTGTAGGTAAACCAAACTTCATTCCTGGCGAATGGATTAAGAAAGGCGCTGTGGTTGTCGATGTAGGTATCAACCGTCTTGACTCTGGTAAGCTGGTTGGCGACGTGGAATACGATAAAGCACGTGAAAGCGCGAGCTTCATTACTCCAGTACCGGGTGGCGTTGGCCCAATGACAGTAGCAAGCCTGATTGAAAATACTATGCTGGCTTGTGAGCAGTTCCATACTGAAAAGTAATGGCAGAATACTAAGTACGAAAAAGGCTCCTGGATAAGGAGCCTTTTTTCTTTATGTGGTGTAAATTTAGTCTAAATCGTTAAAGACTCAAAATCACACCGGCAATGGATGCACTCATCAAGTTCGCCATCACACCTGCGACAATCGCGCGGAATCCATGCTTAGACACGAACGCACGCTTCTCTGGCACCAATGAGCCCAAACCACCAATGAGCATTGCCATGCTTGAGATGTTCGCAAAGCCACATAGTGCAAAAGTCACAATCGCTTGAGAATGGGCACTTAGCTGCGACTTC belongs to Vibrio sp. STUT-A11 and includes:
- a CDS encoding 2,3-dihydro-2,3-dihydroxybenzoate dehydrogenase — encoded protein: MNENRSEFHGKLCLVTGAGQGIGLACAKSLLAQGAHVIACDVSEQTLMNLMSSIPDEQQVKTTFLPFDLASPESIQSACQRLEKDKLIPEYIATCAGTLHLSPVLDLPLDALNKTLDVNLKGTLLLTQSMAKLLVKSGKKGAIVAVGSNAADTPRSNMSAYCTSKAGLHMWIQCLGLELAEHGIRCNIVSPGSTRTPMQEQMWNESYGEKETIRGNLESHRIGIPLNKIAETKDITNAIEFLLSNKSGHITMHDLRVDGGATF
- the folD gene encoding bifunctional methylenetetrahydrofolate dehydrogenase/methenyltetrahydrofolate cyclohydrolase FolD — translated: MTAQNIDGTLISQTVRSEVAARVKARVEAGLRAPGLAVVLVGEDPASQVYVGSKRRACEEVGFVSKSFDLPASTTEAELLALIDELNNDNEIDGILVQLPLPAGIDSTHVLERIHPEKDVDGFHPYNVGRLAQRIPKLRSCTPKGIITLLDRYNINLRGKHAVVVGASNIVGRPMTLELLLAGCTTTTCHRFTKDLESYVRQADVVVVAVGKPNFIPGEWIKKGAVVVDVGINRLDSGKLVGDVEYDKARESASFITPVPGGVGPMTVASLIENTMLACEQFHTEK